One segment of Panicum virgatum strain AP13 chromosome 1K, P.virgatum_v5, whole genome shotgun sequence DNA contains the following:
- the LOC120699553 gene encoding uncharacterized protein LOC120699553: protein MAAPAFHLLLPLPVLLLASLLLPTAAAAASHNPHGAPATHAHLLHHHGHGHAHHHRSASTMTATARFDTAPSMHQNRIESEENYRQSLRVLDPFFTPAAAQAPSGEEAVAAMGAAAADAEPAPIELPQPPSPPPSSVAAADLPPLAPQAEDPRWSAPEADSAPPPVDEPTATTTTTLPLPSPYRETASPPPPAHSAAAGMVSSGDDLGLQQLAKVLASLGYNEMASAAPLLADSPSVATWLGAITVFAAPDIFLQAACPGCSRRHLLLDHVALGYFPYAELTATPTRKLPSASVGFCLDVAAEHGPFSVRHAILYVDGVEISHPELYDDGRYVVHGIHGILPPLTHGSCIEGAHHHQVHVHHHNRRHHHLNARSAAASAATSASVVRTMIRDAISRLRDSGFGFVALAMRVKFAELEKLANLTVFALDDQAIFTGGGHSYVSAVRFHIVPGHRLTRAELLRLHPGAILPTLAGEDQKLVITRGAAGSDTDEVRINYIPVKEPDAVINSRVAVHGIYVPFPRLHLANLAASVAVASAIQMNGSCDIGEPFGDCASTTMTSATIPAAQGYGEGQ, encoded by the coding sequence ATGGCTGCTCCGGCgttccacctcctcctccccctccccgtcctcctcctcgcctctcTGCTCCTCCCCACCgcagccgcggccgcctcccACAACCCCCACGGCGCGCCGGCGACCCAcgcccacctcctccaccaccacggccacggccatgcCCACCACCACCGCTCCGCGTCCACGATGACGGCCACCGCCCGCTTCGACACCGCGCCGTCCATGCACCAGAACCGCATCGAGTCGGAGGAGAACTACCGCCAGTCGCTGCGCGTCCTCGACCCCTTCTTCACCCCCGCGGCCGCCCAGGCGCcctccggcgaggaggccgtggcggcgatgggcgcggccgcggcggacgcgGAACCGGCGCCGATCGAACTGCCccagccgccctcgccgcctcctTCCTCCGTCGCCGCTGCGGATCTGCCCCCGCTCGCGCCGCAAGCGGAGGACCCGAGGTGGTCGGCGCCTGAGGCCGACTCCGCTCCTCCACCCGTCGACGAGCCCACggccaccacgacgacgacccTTCCGCTCCCCAGCCCGTACCGCGAGACGGCGAGCCCACCACCTCCCGCccactccgcggcggcggggatggtgTCCTCGGGCGACGACCTCGGCCTGCAGCAGCTCGCCAAGGTGCTCGCGTCGCTGGGGTACAACGAGATGGCGTCGGCGGCCCCGCTCCTCGCCGACTCGCCGTCCGTCGCGACCTGGCTCGGCGCGATCACCGTCTTCGCGGCCCCCGACATCTTCCTCCAGGCCGCCTGCCCCGGGTgctcgcgccgccacctcctcctcgaccaCGTGGCCCTGGGCTACTTCCCCTACGCCGAGCTCACCGCCACGCCCACCCGGAAGCTCCCGTCGGCCTCAGTCGGCTTCTGCCTCGACGTCGCCGCAGAGCACGGGCCCTTCTCCGTCCGCCACGCCATCCTGTACGTCGACGGCGTCGAGATCTCGCACCCTGAGCTCTACGACGACGGCCGCTACGTCGTGCACGGCATCCACGGCATCCTTCCGCCGCTCACCCACGGCTCCTGCATCGAGGGCGCGCACCACCACCAGGTCCATGTCCACCACCAcaaccgccgccaccaccacctcaaCGCCAGATCggctgccgcctccgccgcaaCCTCCGCCTCCGTCGTGCGCACCATGATCCGCGACGCCATATCCCGCCTGCGCGACAGCGGCTTCGGCTTCGTGGCGCTGGCCATGCGCGTcaagtttgctgagctggagaagCTGGCGAACCTGACGGTGTTCGCGCTCGACGACCAGGCCATCTTCACCGGCGGAGGTCACAGCTACGTCTCTGCGGTGCGCTTCCACATCGTCCCCGGGCACCGCCTCACCCGTGCCGAGCTCCTGCGTCTCCACCCCGGCGCCATCCTCCCCACCCTGGCCGGCGAGGACCAGAAGCTCGTCATcacccgcggcgccgccggctccgaCACCGACGAGGTCCGGATCAACTACATACCCGTGAAGGAACCTGACGCGGTGATCAACTCGCGCGTCGCCGTGCACGGCATCTACGTCCCGTTcccccgcctccacctcgccaACCTCGCCGCCTCGGTGGCCGTCGCCTCGGCCATCCAGATGAACGGCAGCTGCGACATCGGGGAACCCTTCGGCGACTGCGCCTCCACAACGATGACCTCTGCAACGATCCCGGCTGCTCAGGGCTACGGCGAAGGGCAATGA